One Nocardioides luti DNA window includes the following coding sequences:
- a CDS encoding sigma-70 family RNA polymerase sigma factor → MDAETRRDRFEAVAPGLIEPLRRFLARRTDAATADDVLGDTLLVCWRRLDELPDEPLPWAYGVARHCLANADRGARRQQRVAARVATVDPPAATAPGPGEADGGPDTGLDEALARLRPDDAELLRLWAWEQLTPAEIATVLDITANAASIRLHRAREKLRAELRKTSGVAGHEGSREGRTS, encoded by the coding sequence GTGGACGCGGAGACGAGACGGGACCGTTTCGAGGCGGTGGCGCCCGGGCTGATCGAGCCGCTGCGGCGCTTCCTCGCCCGGCGTACCGACGCCGCGACCGCCGACGACGTCCTCGGCGACACGCTGCTGGTCTGCTGGCGCCGCCTGGACGAGCTGCCGGACGAGCCGCTGCCGTGGGCGTACGGCGTGGCCCGGCACTGCCTGGCCAACGCCGACCGCGGCGCCCGCCGCCAGCAGCGGGTGGCGGCGAGGGTCGCGACCGTGGACCCGCCAGCCGCCACGGCACCCGGCCCCGGCGAGGCCGACGGCGGCCCGGACACCGGCCTGGACGAGGCGCTCGCCCGCCTGCGCCCCGACGACGCCGAGCTGCTGCGGCTGTGGGCGTGGGAGCAGCTGACGCCGGCCGAGATCGCGACCGTCCTGGACATCACCGCGAACGCCGCGAGCATCCGGCTGCACCGGGCCCGGGAGAAGTTGCGGGCCGAGCTGCGAAAGACCAGCGGTGTTGCCGGACATGAGGGGTCGAGAGAGGGGAGGACGTCATGA